One segment of Acropora muricata isolate sample 2 chromosome 8, ASM3666990v1, whole genome shotgun sequence DNA contains the following:
- the LOC136926841 gene encoding NACHT, LRR and PYD domains-containing protein 12-like, producing MIKQNLRERRTINDKMEFSAIIEKIRHKTLNKFAFAVVTLFWILFHGILIGAFSDMEYNEPRSDFRCDVTAEDKVNADFIRSECYNNYLKQNHKLLIPPLLFVLVNMSLVPIVTAIYSFYANSTVEALIRSHQDAQRELRDRRRNLFFAYLSQLIINIIFEITFIILLETQLLYPRNFPSHFSCSSSVNGTQSTTSFNCSNHRAASKSIWIRVLTAANGIFALFAFLEIIWILSRGRHGKEFMENWRFYVDHLNSNISHEQRNDEITNPSELQEHSQTQNDFQSAMQTLKENCLQDTEKLSDLKQPFGQPNHGEGDIHDLTIDKVYVNVVIVEGRAFHKFAEESRSEQLQEYPPDAKDCKFAKPGDILDENHKNVLVVGRPGIGKTSFSTKLLRLWASGEAFNGDEHFNVVFLLKFRRFNNDNANLSLRDLIARSETVRSLDDAVWDFIKQEPTKVLLIFDGLDEYSRKKDIEAQEDELTYKNCVEEKMPVSVLYNKLAEGKLFPGASIITTTRPTAVKCVRHVRFQRTVEIRGFTSDDVKEYVEKFSRGYPQAMEKMWEHIKSNMNLFSFCYIPMNCFLICHCLLQIILSESSQALPTKMTDIYKITVKMFLLSHNREGFSPEELARLKSTYMDQPFDKLPEELQKVLSSLGEIAFKGIEEGRLLFESSEVSGLEDCGLLHKLPDLKRKALDAPSKSQFCFTHLTVQEFFAAKHLADTKTDEGIEEFVCSHINDGTWQVVVQFAAGLLKSSLSSHIFIKLLPESTEKEENPSSSKSKTLTSWPATEDDKHLAVQVCKCLYEINDEQQQPVLRNKIEKIKFNAVKFNRCSLAPIGVAAVLHFLENAEEVLHINLYQNSLGDLGANEVKKFIVHRGRKLQSLDLSVNHFTDSAAKNFAAALKHSNCKLKSLDLSTNEFTDNALKDFAAALKHSNCKLKSLDLRGNESTDNAAKDFATALMHINCKLESLDLSGIKFTDNAAKDFAAALMHSNCKLKSLDLRHNRFTDNAAKDFATALMHINCKLESLDLSGIKFTDNAAKDFAAALKHSNCKLESLDLRHNRFTDNAAKDFAAALKHSNCKLESLNLCDNKFTDNAAKDFAAALEHSNCKLESLYLFNNKFTWEGNQYLTDAGKQSNCKVVLS from the exons ATGATAAAGCAAA ATCTGAGGGAAAGACGAACGATCAACGACAAAATGGAGTTCTCGGCAATCATTGAAAAGATCAGACATAAGACTTTAAACAAGTTCGCATTTGCAGTGGTTACACTATTTTGGATTTTATTCCATGGCATACTTATTGGAGCATTCTCAGATATGGAATACAACGAACCAAGGTCCGATTTTCGGTGTGACGTAACCGCAGAGGACAAGGTAAATGCCGATTTCATCCGATCCGAGTGCTATAATAATTACCTGAAACAAAATCACAAACTCCTCATCCCTCCTCTCCTCTTTGTGCTGGTGAATATGTCCCTGGTTCCAATTGTGACCGCGATCTACTCTTTCTACGCCAACTCCACGGTTGAGGCACTCATACGTAGCCATCAAGACGCCCAAAGAGAACTCAGGGATCGAAGACGAAACCTTTTCTTCGCATATCTCTCTCAACTCATTATTAACATAATTTTTGAGATAACTTTCATCATCTTGCTAGAAACACAACTATTATATCCTAGGAACTTTCCGTCGCACTTTTCTTGTTCGTCGTCAGTTAACGGAACACAATCTACCACTTCATTCAACTGTTCTAATCATCGAGCAGCTTCTAAAAGTATCTGGATAAGAGTTCTTACAGCAGCGAATGGAATATTCGCATTGTTTGCTTTCCTGGAGATTATTTGGATCTTATCGCGAGGTAGACATGGAAAAGAATTCATGGAAAATTGGCGGTTTTATGTTGATCATTTGAATTCAAACATCTCGCATGAACAGAGGAACGATGAAATAACAAACCCTTCTGAACTCCAAGAACACTCTCAAACCCAAAATGATTTCCAAAGTGCCATGCAGACCCTGAAAGAGAATTGCTTGCAGGACACAGAGAAGCTAAGTGATCTTAAACAACCTTTTGGGCAACCAAATCACGGCGAAGGCGACATACATGATCTCACAATAGACAAGGTCTATGTCAATGTTGTAATCGTTGAAGGCAGAGCTTTCCATAAATTTGCGGAAGAAAGCCGGTCGGAGCAGCTCCAAGAATACCCACCCGATGCAAAGGACTGCAAATTCGCAAAACCAGGGGATATTCTTGACGAAAATCACAagaatgttctcgttgttggccgtcctgggataggaaagacgTCATTCAGCACAAAGTTGCTTCGCCTTTGGGCATCTGGTGAGGCTTTTAATGGAGATGAACATTTCAACGTTGTCTTCCTCTTAAAGTTTAGGCGTTTTAATAATGACAACGCAAACTTGAGCCTTCGTGATCTGATCGCTCGCTCAGAAACAGTCCGTAGTTTGGATGATGCTGTTTGGGATTTTATAAAACAAGAACCTACCAAAGTTCTGTTAATTTTTGACGGATtggatgaatattcaagaaaaaagGATATCGAGGCCCAAGAAGATGAGCTAACTTACAAAAACTGtgtggaagaaaagatgcccgtttccgttttgtataacAAACTAGCGGAGGGAAAACTTTTTCCTGGTGCAAGCATAATCACGACAACACGACCAACTGCTGTGAAATGTGTTCGTCATGTACGTTTTCAAAGAACAGTCGAAATTCGCGGATTCACGTCGGATGACGTTAAAGAATATGTAGAGAAATTTAGTCGAGGTTACCCCCAAGCAATGGAGAAAATGTGGgaacacatcaagtccaacatgaacctgttttcattttgctacatcccaatgaactgttttctcatttgccactgcttgctTCAAATCATCCTTTCTGAGTCTTCCCAAGCACTGCCAACGAAGATGACGGACATTTATAAAATCACCGTTAAGATGTTCTTGCTCAGTCACAACAGGGAAGGCTTCTCTCCGGAGGAACTCGCAAGGCTCAAGTCAACGTACATGGATCAGCCATTTGACAAGTTGCCTGAAGAACTTCAAAAAGTCTTGAGCAGTCTTGGAGaaatcgcttttaaagggattgaagaaggaagactcctctttgaatcaagcgaagtcagtgggttggaagattgcggactgcttcacaaacTGCCAGACCTAAAACGGAAAGCATTGGATGCCCCGTCaaagtcccaattctgtttTACTCACTTGACggtgcaagaattctttgccgcaaagcATCTGGCGGACACCAAGACAGATGAAGGAATTGAAGAATTTGTTTGCAGTCATATCAATGACGGCACATGGCAAGTGGTAGTGCAGTTCGCAGCCGGATTGCTGAAGAGCTCATTAAGCAGCCACATTTTTATCAAACTGTTGCCGGAGTCGACTGAGAAGGAAGAAAACCCTTCGTCTTCAAAATCAAAAACACTGACCTCTTGGCCAGCTACAGAAGACGACAAGCATTTAGCTGTGCAAGTATGTAAGTGTCTGTACGAGATTAACGATGAACAGCAGCAGCCAGTATTACgaaacaaaatagagaaaattaaattcaacgcGGTTAAATTTAATCGTTGTTCACTCGCACCGATTGGTGTTGCTGCTGtcttacatttcttagaaaatgcTGAAGAAGTTTTGCACATTAATTTGTACCAGAATAGCTTGGGAGACCTAGGcgcaaacgaagtgaaaaaatttattgttcACAGAGGACGTAAACTacaatcgttagacctcagtgtTAACCACTTCACCGACAGCGCAGCGAAgaatttcgctgcagcacttaagcacagtaattgtaaactgaaatcgttagacctcagtactaacgagttcaccgacaacgcattgaaggatttcgctgcagcacttaagcacagtaattgtaaactaaaatcgttagacCTCCGTGGTAACGAGtccaccgacaacgcagcgaaggatttcgctacAGCACTTATGCAcattaattgtaaactagaatcgttagacctcagtggtatcaagttcaccgacaacgcagcgaaggatttcgctgcagcacttatgcacagtaattgtaaactaaaatcgttagacctcagacATAACaggttcaccgacaacgcagcgaaggatttcgctacAGCACTTATGCAcattaattgtaaactagaatcgttagacctcagtggtatcaagttcaccgacaacgcagcgaaggatttcgctgcagcacttaagcacagtaattgtaaactagaatcgttagacctcagacATAACaggttcaccgacaacgcagcgaaggatttcgctgcagcacttaagcacagtaattgtaaactagaatcgttaaacCTCTGTgataacaagttcaccgacaacgcagcgaaggatttcgctgcagcacttgagcacagtaattgtaaactagaatcgttatacCTCTTTAACAACAAGTTCACGTGGGAGGGAAACCAGTATTTAACCGACGCGGGAAAGCAAAGTAATTGCAAAGTTGTTTTGTCATGA
- the LOC136926844 gene encoding volume-regulated anion channel subunit LRRC8A-like isoform X1: protein MESEKPAFHMTKLLTTWWDLVDHYLLAVMFAVSLASVGLQATQDRLICIPAVSCSDLARNDSVVRNRSELSGVSDICSRSPPSFVVLTKLSDRPQYDYANNECYKKMDDFSAYYSLIFLAEAAILLAISNFWQKYPNSASALAHCEHLLSQFTKGEILVSTGEDSDPGADEEGQREKQTQEEQKLLKRLKVFEKCYSQRITRCNLSSVTGQYRLRGVVGSIVTIVLCAVNLNHYSLSTERTQCHLDGDVTFSTEPSFFQCTRSMGTYFHVGSIFVIVLLFLHLMFVLGSLVWSLTGERRGPEYEITSNMDTLLTYHGDAAFLFHFIHKSNYSFLITVIRYLYDKEK, encoded by the coding sequence ATGGAGTCGGAAAAACCAGCTTTTCATATGACGAAACTGCTGACAACCTGGTGGGATCTTGTTGACCATTACCTCCTGGCGGTCATGTTTGCGGTTTCGCTGGCATCGGTTGGCTTACAGGCCACCCAAGACCGTTTGATATGCATTCCCGCTGTTAGTTGTTCAGATCTCGCAAGGAATGACTCAGTTGTGCGCAACCGGAGTGAATTAAGCGGGGTTTCAGACATTTGCAGTCGATCTCCGCCTTCCTTTGTAGTCCTGACAAAGTTGTCTGACCGACCGCAGTACGACTACGCTAACAACGAATGCTACAAAAAGATGGATGATTTTTCAGCGTATTATTCGTTAATTTTCCTTGCCGAGGCTGCAATTTTACTGGCCATTTCTAATTTCTGGCAGAAGTATCCAAACAGTGCAAGTGCTCTGGCTCATTGTGAACATCTGCTTTCGCAATTCACCAAAGgggaaattttagtatcaacaGGTGAGGACTCGGATCCTGGTGCAGATGAAGAAGGACAACGAGAAAAACAAACGCAAGAGGAAcaaaaacttctcaaaagatTGAAAGTATTTGAAAAATGCTACAGCCAAAGGATCACCAGATGCAATCTCAGTTCCGTGACAGGGCAGTATAGATTGCGAGGTGTGGTGGGTTCTATTGTTACAATTGTTTTGTGCGCTGTCAATTTAAACCACTATTCCCTTAGTACTGAGAGGACTCAGTGTCATTTAGACGGTGATGTTACTTTTTCCACAGAGCCCAGCTTTTTCCAATGCACCCGTTCCATGGGAACTTACTTTCATGTAGGTTCAATTTTCGTTATTGTTCTCCTTTTTTTGCACTTGATGTTTGTTTTGGGATCCCTTGTGTGGTCTCTTACCGGTGAACGGCGTGGGCCAGAATATGAAATTACTTCTAACATGGACACACTTCTTACTTACCATGGGGATGCGgcgtttttgtttcattttatacATAAATCGAATTATAGTTTCTTGATAACTGTAATCAGATACTTGTATGATAAAGAAAAATGA